The window ATGCATCACTTCAATTATCTGTTCCAGATCCATCCCTTTTGAATCATGGATCTCAGCTTTACACCCGGCTAATAACTGTGGATTTACAAGGCTGCCTGCGTAAACGATACAATCTGCATCATCAAGCAGTTTTCTCCCTTTCAGAGTTATCAGTTCTATATCCCCGGGGCCCGCGCCTACGAAATGGATCGAATTTGCTTGGAGTTCAGTCACGTATTTATTCCTTTCTTGCCTGCTTTCTACCAACTATTATGGTAATCGGGTTGAGTGAATTTTCTACCCTTTCCGGGTAACTGGAACGTGTCACGGAGATGGTGTGCATATCAACTTTCAACCCACATTTATGCATGATCTCCGGGGCCATTTCCCGCGTTTTATCCAGCACTGCTGTAACGACCATCAGGCCTTGCCCGGTTAAGGCTTCGTTGCAAAAAGTTATGATATCAGAAAGGTTACCACCACTGCCACCAATAAAAATGCGATCTGGTTTTGGCAGCCCTTGCAGGCTCACTGGTGCCGACCCTTTGATAAGCTGAAGGTTTGTCAGTCCGAATTTCTCTCTGTTCGTCAGGATATTCTGGTGCTGTTCCTGATTCTTTTCGATGGAATAGACGAGTGTATCCGTATGCATTCTGGCAGCTTCCAAACCGACCGATCCGGAACCGGCACCCACATCCCAAAATATCGAGTTATCTGGGATTTGCAAAAGATGTAAGGCTGCGGCCCTGACCTCATGCTTCGTTATCAATCCCCTGGAGTGTTCAATATCCTGTTCTCTCAGCCCGAATGAATAGGGGCAATTATTCTCAATGGTATGGCTATTTTTGGTATTGCAGTCGTTCTTCACCACAATCACCACGGAGAGACTGCCAAAAGATTCCCTACGTACTTCTTCTGGTGAGCCTGAAAAAATCCTTTCATCCTCAAGACCTATATTTTCAGCTACATGCAATGTGAAACGTGTCTGGTCAGCACCCAAAAAAGAACAGATATTTGAGGCGATGATTTCGGCCCGATGAGATCCATCAGTAAGAATGGCAGATTTGTCTGAGCTGAGAATTTTACCAAGATAATTGATTTCCGTTCTGCCATGAAGACTTATAAATTTTGCATCATCCCATGGAATACCAAAACGAGAGAAAGCAAGCTGGATAGAAGAGACCGCTGGGTAGACTGTTGTGTTCTCGATGCCAACCAACTGAATCAATTTCCTGGCTATACCGTATAAGAGTGGATCTCCTGAGGCCAACACCACCGCATCTTTTCCGTTTTGCTGTTTATCGCAGGCAACCGTGAGGGCATTTTGAAGCGGAGTTATTGCAATACGCTCGCAATTATCAATCAAACTGTTTCCTGAGGGAAGAGCTTTCAGGAAACGATCAGTTCCTATGATGGCAGCACAATTTCCCAACGCGCTCTGCGGTATAACAATTTCCCCTGCAGCGTTCTCAAGATCTATGCCGACAATGTGTATTTTTCCCTGTTGCTTCAACCTGCTACTCCGCAATGGTTATAATCTCACCGGTATGATGAACGAGATAAACAGTTACCGGCAGACCTGAGACATCCTCATGATATTTTCTGGCTAAATGGCAGACCAGATGTACCACCTGCTGATCCCCTTTCTGAATCAATCGCTCATATATTTCTCTGGCTGTATTGGAATTATCGAGATATGAAAAATCACGATCAGGCTGTAGGTGTGCTATACAATCTATAGCATTTTGTATCTCAAGAGCGCCAAAACGGACGTGAGTTTGGGGAATTCGTAGAGCCGCTTTTAAAATCTTTGCCCACATTCCAGCCATGTGCAGTCTTTTAAAAGAGTGTTTTGCAGCCGCGAGCAAGGCATATTCAAGATAATCGCCCATCATGATTAGGGCTTCGGGCGTAAATCGACCTGTTTTTTCCAGTGCTTTTTCAGAGGTTCTACCTGTCGACAGAACAATCTCAACCACCCCGTTTGCTTCAGCTACATCCATTGAAGTGCTTATGGTATCGGTCCAGGCTTTGGCAGAAACAGGTTTTACAATACCGGTTGTGCCAAGTATCGAGAGTCCATCTACAATGCCGAGTCGCTCATTCAGCGTTTTCTTGGCAAGTTCCCTGCCTGCAGGAATAGATATTTCGACAATAAGGCTGAGAGTGTCATCTACCCCACTCTCAGAGATTCCCTCAAGGACAGCCTGGTTTATCATCTGTCGGGGGACGGGGTTTATAGCGGGCAAACCAGGACTGACGGCAAGACCAGGCTTCGTTACTGTTCCAACACCTTCTCCGCCAATTAAGGTGATTTTTTCACTCGTGTCTGGCGAATAGCTTACAGTGGCTGCAATCAGGGCACCGTTGGTAACATCGGGATCATCACCGGCGTCTTTGATAACTGACGCGCGGGCTTTCATGGGCTGGTCATTCCCGCCATCTTCCAGTTCGCACTGCTCGAGTGCAAACCTGAATCTTTCGCCTTCAGGGAAAGGAATATCTACTTCCTGGCAACTAAACCCACTTTTCAATAGGAGAAGTGTAGCACCCTTAGCTGCAGCTGCAGCACATGCACCTGTGGTAAATCCTGAACGCAGTTTTTTTTTCATAAACAAAAAAAAGGTCGCCCCTTTTAACAGGAACGACCTTCCTTGTGTACATATTGAGCACATTCAAAGAATGCAATATGTATCAAATGTCCTTTTATCCAGTCCTGTAGTCTGGCAGGAAATCTGTACAGCGAGTATTTCGCCTGTAATCCCCCGCTAGAACCGATTATATTAATCCAGGTTGCAGCAGTCAGATTAGCAGTAATACGTCCGCAAATCCATGATCAACAACTGATCGGACCAGGTCTTAGTTGATAGCTTCGGACAGCTTGCTGCCAGCTTTGAACTTGGCAACTTTCTTTGCTGGTATTTCGATTGCTTTACCAGTCTGAGGATTTCTTCCCTGACGAGCTTCGCGAGTTGATACAGAGAAAGTACCGAATCCTACCAAGGTGACTTTGTCGCCTTTTCTCAGGCTCTCTGCGATTGCAGCAAGAGTACCGTTAAGGGCCTTCTCTGCAGCTGCTTTGCTGATATCTGCAGCGCCTGCGATGCTCTCAATAAGTTCCTTCTTGTTCATGAATGCCTCCCTGCTAATCTTTCTTTGCTTTTACCAGGACAACACTATTGTTGCCTATCTCCTGAGTATGATGCTGTACTCTGACAGCATCGGGATGTCAAAAGATAAAATGTGTCCCAATCTTTTGACATGGAAACGCTAAGTACGCTACAACCCTTTATAATTAGGCTTTTGCGAGCGCAACGAAATCACAATAATTGAATAGAGACACAGAATCAAGAACTAAATCAACTGATAACCCAAGAAAATGCTATTTTTATTGCCTTCCCCGGCTTTCCGAGACCGAATTCCCCACCATCAGGTGCAGTTTCCCCGGTCCAGATGCTGTTTTTGCACAAATTAACCATGCTCAAACATCAAAAAAGGCCGAAATAACTCGAAGATGCTTTTCCGGCCCTCCACCTGTTGAGTAATGAAATTCATCTACCATCGGGCAAAGTTTCTGCGGGCTTATTGAGCAGGAATTTTCCCTGTTCAATTTGAGATTTAAGAATATTTGCTATCTCTCTTGCCTTGGGGAGACTGGACAATGGTGCGGTGGGGATCTCTTTTCCGTTTACAATGATTGTCCCTGACTTCAATTGCGCATAACTCACTTCACCATAATTCCTTGAAATGCCGTTGGTATAGTCATACCCGTAATCTACTACCTGTGTGTAAATATCCTCATCTGAAACACCGGTAAAGGCTGCCATCTCCGCATCAAGAACAGGAATTGGCACGCCAAGGCCAACAGCAAGTGTGTTTCCATATCCAAGTATTGATACACCGCGTACCCAATCGGCTGACATCTGTTTGAGATCGCCTTGAACCATTAATGTACCAGCAGGTCGCTTCGGTACTCCAGAGGCAGTTCTCAGAGCTGAAGGATTATGCTGGGTACCGTGCCAGGTCACATAACCTGTGCCTCCACCGAGAAATATCCTCGTGCCCATACCGATAGTTCGGTAATACGGGTCATTAAACAGCGGACTCAGCTCACCTGCGCTGCAATAATTCGCATTTCGGCATTTCGGTTTAAGCATTCCCATATATGTATAAACAGCTTTTTCAGACAGATTTACGGCACAATTATAATTTTGATAACCATTTCGGGGATTGCACAGCAAAGCGTAAGGCAGGTCATCAAGAGTAACTTCCTTT of the Desulfosediminicola ganghwensis genome contains:
- the cbiE gene encoding precorrin-6y C5,15-methyltransferase (decarboxylating) subunit CbiE, yielding MKQQGKIHIVGIDLENAAGEIVIPQSALGNCAAIIGTDRFLKALPSGNSLIDNCERIAITPLQNALTVACDKQQNGKDAVVLASGDPLLYGIARKLIQLVGIENTTVYPAVSSIQLAFSRFGIPWDDAKFISLHGRTEINYLGKILSSDKSAILTDGSHRAEIIASNICSFLGADQTRFTLHVAENIGLEDERIFSGSPEEVRRESFGSLSVVIVVKNDCNTKNSHTIENNCPYSFGLREQDIEHSRGLITKHEVRAAALHLLQIPDNSIFWDVGAGSGSVGLEAARMHTDTLVYSIEKNQEQHQNILTNREKFGLTNLQLIKGSAPVSLQGLPKPDRIFIGGSGGNLSDIITFCNEALTGQGLMVVTAVLDKTREMAPEIMHKCGLKVDMHTISVTRSSYPERVENSLNPITIIVGRKQARKE
- the cbiD gene encoding cobalt-precorrin-5B (C(1))-methyltransferase CbiD produces the protein MKKKLRSGFTTGACAAAAAKGATLLLLKSGFSCQEVDIPFPEGERFRFALEQCELEDGGNDQPMKARASVIKDAGDDPDVTNGALIAATVSYSPDTSEKITLIGGEGVGTVTKPGLAVSPGLPAINPVPRQMINQAVLEGISESGVDDTLSLIVEISIPAGRELAKKTLNERLGIVDGLSILGTTGIVKPVSAKAWTDTISTSMDVAEANGVVEIVLSTGRTSEKALEKTGRFTPEALIMMGDYLEYALLAAAKHSFKRLHMAGMWAKILKAALRIPQTHVRFGALEIQNAIDCIAHLQPDRDFSYLDNSNTAREIYERLIQKGDQQVVHLVCHLARKYHEDVSGLPVTVYLVHHTGEIITIAE
- a CDS encoding HU family DNA-binding protein; this translates as MNKKELIESIAGAADISKAAAEKALNGTLAAIAESLRKGDKVTLVGFGTFSVSTREARQGRNPQTGKAIEIPAKKVAKFKAGSKLSEAIN
- a CDS encoding homocysteine biosynthesis protein, producing the protein MSVQKVKKTFEEINAKIQAGEAVVVTAEEMVGIVRDRGPEQAARDIDVVTTGTFAPMCSSGMFFNFGQMTPTIKASKVWLNKVPAYAGLAAVDSYIGATEPAEDDPLNKIYPGEFRYGGGHVIEELLRGKKLLLEAKAYGTDCYAAKKMKKEVTLDDLPYALLCNPRNGYQNYNCAVNLSEKAVYTYMGMLKPKCRNANYCSAGELSPLFNDPYYRTIGMGTRIFLGGGTGYVTWHGTQHNPSALRTASGVPKRPAGTLMVQGDLKQMSADWVRGVSILGYGNTLAVGLGVPIPVLDAEMAAFTGVSDEDIYTQVVDYGYDYTNGISRNYGEVSYAQLKSGTIIVNGKEIPTAPLSSLPKAREIANILKSQIEQGKFLLNKPAETLPDGR